A genomic stretch from Xiphophorus maculatus strain JP 163 A chromosome 16, X_maculatus-5.0-male, whole genome shotgun sequence includes:
- the gcat gene encoding 2-amino-3-ketobutyrate coenzyme A ligase, mitochondrial, with translation MSLGKAVRRLVKPARGLLASSEPALTRSYAAVAEAKAVLEHELDSIRAAGTWKAERIITSKQGPQISVEGSRGSMLNFCANNYLGLSSHPEVVQAGIDALKTHGAGLSSVRFICGTQNLHKILEQKLAEFHEREDCILYASCFDANAGLFEVLLGPDDAVLSDELNHASIIDGIRLCRAKRLRYKHMDLSDLEVKLKEAQSSRMRLVVTDGVFSMDGDVAPLRGICDLAERYGAMVFIDECHATGFLGPRGRGTDELLGVTDRVQIVNSTLGKALGGAAGGYTVGPKPLIDLLRQRSRPYLFSNALPPPVVGCATRAVELLLASNEIAQSMTAKTMRFRNKMTQAGFTIAGSSHPICPVMLGDARLASLMADDMLKHGIYVIGFSYPVVPKGKARIRVQISAAHTDDDIDHCVDAFIQTGRKHGVVS, from the exons ATGTCTCTCGGCAAAGCGGTTCGGCGTTTGGTTAAACCGGCCCGGGGGCTCCTGGCGTCCTCGGAACCGGCTCTGACACGGAGCTACGCGGCTGTCGCGGAGGCCAAAGCGGTGCTGGAGCACGAGCTGGACTCCATCCGAGCCGCAGGCACGTGGAAAGCGGAGAGGATCATTACCTCCAAGCAGGGTCCACAAATCAGCGTGGAAGGCAGCCGTGGCA GCATGTTGAACTTCTGCGCCAACAACTACCTGGGCCTGTCCAGTCACCCGGAAGTGGTGCAGGCGGGAATAGACGCGCTGAAGACGCACGGCGCAGGACTGAGCTCTGTGAGGTTCATCTGTGGGACGCAG AATCTGCATAAGATTCTGGAGCAGAAGCTGGCCGAGTTTCATGAGCGGGAGGACTGCATCCTGTATGCCAGCTGTTTCGACGCCAACGCCGGGCTCTTTGAA GTCCTGCTGGGCCCGGACGACGCCGTGCTGTCGGATGAGCTCAACCACGCCTCCATCATCGACGGGATCCGCCTGTGCCGGGCCAAGAGGCTGCGCTACAAACACATGGACCTCAGTGACCTGGAGGTCAAGCTCAAAGAGgctcag TCTTCTCGGATGCGCCTGGTGGTGACAGACGGCGTCTTCTCCATGGACGGAGACGTGGCTCCGCTGCGAGGAATCTGCGACCTCGCCGAGCGGTACGGGGCCATGGTGTTCATAGACGAATGTCACGCCACTGGCTTCCTGGGGCCTCGGGGCAG AGGGACAGACGAGCTCCTGGGAGTGACGGACAGAGTTCAAATTGTGAACTCCACTCTGGGGAAAGCTTTGGGAGGAGCAGCAG GTGGCTACACAGTTGGCCCCAAGCCCCTCATTGACCTGCTCCGGCAGCGGTCCCGGCCCTACCTGTTCTCCAACGCCCTCCCGCCTCCCGTGGTGGGCTGCGCCACCCGCGCCGTGGAGCTGCTGCTCGCCTCCAACGAGATTGCGCAGAGCATGACGGCCAAAACCATGAG GTTCCGGAACAAGATGACGCAGGCGGGCTTCACCATCGCAGGCTCCTCCCACCCCATCTGCCCCGTGATGCTGGGCGACGCCCGCCTGGCCTCTCTGATGGCCGACGACATGCTGAAGCACG GGATCTATGTGATCGGCTTCTCCTACCCGGTGGTGCCGAAGGGCAAAGCCAGAATCCGGGTTCAGATTTCGGCGGCCCACACAGACGACGACATCGACCACTGCGTGGACGCTTTCATCCAGACGGGAAGGAAACACGGCGTCGTCTcctga
- the tom1 gene encoding target of Myb protein 1 isoform X4 yields the protein MHSVLHFGESSSSGSSSSSSGGGPETSGLRWTVSPSTVMEFLLGNPFSSPVGQLIERATNSSLPSEDWELNMEICDIINSSEEGPRDAVRAIKKRIVANKNFKEIMLALTVLETCVKNCGYRFHTSVTTRDFIEGVLVRSIIPRNNPPQVVHDRVLGIIQAWADAFRSSPDLTGVVSVYEDLRRKGLEFPAAQLDGYPSAQAPKKVKMLKTELGVVRSNLSTMSDMMSQLDPVTAKQADMELLEQLYTVCKEMQDRIVKIIPRLSEEKLIEELLATNDEMNTAFTRYHRFERRLTIGQSTEQKSDNYMNLSDLYSPVSQSGIASVKSDSSLSLSKPDSLYSLMAKLSTSESDDMLSQKINISSQQLTSDTNEVTADDLARAPGSSLQNSRLDESPASTHSSSPKLEWMIKRGMIPVNQSNVMDDVEKWLELEDEYDDYEDSEGVTSEEFDRFLAERAKAAERLPSLRGSSQDASYSES from the exons ATGCACTCGGTGCTCCACTTTggagaaagcagcagcagcggcagcagcagcagcagcagcggcggggGCCCGGAGACGTCGGGGCTTCGCTGGACCGTCTCACCGTCCACCGTCATGGAGTTTCTGCTGGGGAATCCGTTCAGCTCGCCGGTGGGCCAGTTAATCG AGCGTGCCACTAACTCCAGTTTACCATCTGAAGACTGGGAACTCAACATGGAAATCTGTGACATAATCAACAGCTCAGAGGAAGG GCCCAGAGACGCAGTCAGAGCCATAAAGAAACGGATTGTGGCCAACAAGAACTTCAAGGAGATCATGTTGGCTCTTACC GTCCTCGAGACGTGTGTGAAGAACTGCGGCTACAGGTTTCACACCTCGGTGACGACGCGCGACTTCATCGAGGGCGTTCTGGTGCGCTCCATCATCCCCAGGAACAACCCGCCGCAGGTCGTACACGACCGAGTCCTCGGCATCATACAG GCGTGGGCCGACGCATTCCGCAGCTCGCCCGACCTGACGGGCGTGGTGTCGGTGTACGAAGACCTGCGGCGGAAGGGACTGGAGTTCCCGGCGGCTCAGCTCGACGGCTACCCGTCGGCTCAGGCTCCGAAGAAG GTGAAGATGCTGAAGACGGAGCTGGGCGTGGTGCGCAGCAACCTGTCCACCATGTCGGACATGATGAGCCAGCTGGACCCGGTCACGGCGAAGCAGGCAGACATGGAGCTGCTGGAG CAGTTGTACACTGTATGTAAGGAAATGCAAGACAGGATCGTGAAGATCATCCCCAGACTCAGCGAGGAGAAGCTTATCGAGGAATTACTGGCCACCAACGATGAAATGAACACTGCATTCACTCGCTACCACAG GTTTGAAAGAAGATTAACAATTGGTCAAAGCACAGAGCAGAAG AGCGACAACTATATGAACCTGTCGGACCTTTATTCACCCGTCAGCCAATCAGGGATCGCCTCAGTTAAAAGCGACAGCTCCCTCAGTCTGTCCAAGCCAGACAGTTTGTACAGTCTGATGGCCAAGCTGA GTACAAGCGAATCAGACGACATGTTGTcgcagaaaataaacatctcaAGTCAGCAACTAACAag tgataCGAATGAAGTGACAGCGGACGATCTGGCTCGAGCTCCGGGCAGCAGTTTACAAAACTCCAGATtg GATGAGAGTCCAGCCTCGACCCACAGCTCTTCACCAAAGTTAGAATGGATGATTAAAAGGGGAATG ATTCCCGTCAACCAGTCCAATGTCATGGACGATGTCGAGAAATGGCTAGAGCTGGAAGACGAG TACGACGACTATGAAGACTCAGAGGGTGTGACCAGTGAAG AGTTCGACAGGTTTCTGGCAGAAAGAGCAAAAGCGGCGGAGCGCCTGCCGTCCCTGCGAGGCTCCTCACAGGACGCCAGCTACTCAGAGTCCTAA
- the tom1 gene encoding target of Myb protein 1 isoform X3 codes for MHSVLHFGESSSSGSSSSSSGGGPETSGLRWTVSPSTVMEFLLGNPFSSPVGQLIERATNSSLPSEDWELNMEICDIINSSEEGPRDAVRAIKKRIVANKNFKEIMLALTVLETCVKNCGYRFHTSVTTRDFIEGVLVRSIIPRNNPPQVVHDRVLGIIQAWADAFRSSPDLTGVVSVYEDLRRKGLEFPAAQLDGYPSAQAPKKTLPANGPAVTALSAVRLSSKPPLIPAHTSELRLALEGAGAFTPSQVKMLKTELGVVRSNLSTMSDMMSQLDPVTAKQADMELLEQLYTVCKEMQDRIVKIIPRLSEEKLIEELLATNDEMNTAFTRYHRFERRLTIGQSTEQKSDNYMNLSDLYSPVSQSGIASVKSDSSLSLSKPDSLYSLMAKLSTSESDDMLSQKINISSQQLTSDTNEVTADDLARAPGSSLQNSRLIPVNQSNVMDDVEKWLELEDEYDDYEDSEGVTSEEFDRFLAERAKAAERLPSLRGSSQDASYSES; via the exons ATGCACTCGGTGCTCCACTTTggagaaagcagcagcagcggcagcagcagcagcagcagcggcggggGCCCGGAGACGTCGGGGCTTCGCTGGACCGTCTCACCGTCCACCGTCATGGAGTTTCTGCTGGGGAATCCGTTCAGCTCGCCGGTGGGCCAGTTAATCG AGCGTGCCACTAACTCCAGTTTACCATCTGAAGACTGGGAACTCAACATGGAAATCTGTGACATAATCAACAGCTCAGAGGAAGG GCCCAGAGACGCAGTCAGAGCCATAAAGAAACGGATTGTGGCCAACAAGAACTTCAAGGAGATCATGTTGGCTCTTACC GTCCTCGAGACGTGTGTGAAGAACTGCGGCTACAGGTTTCACACCTCGGTGACGACGCGCGACTTCATCGAGGGCGTTCTGGTGCGCTCCATCATCCCCAGGAACAACCCGCCGCAGGTCGTACACGACCGAGTCCTCGGCATCATACAG GCGTGGGCCGACGCATTCCGCAGCTCGCCCGACCTGACGGGCGTGGTGTCGGTGTACGAAGACCTGCGGCGGAAGGGACTGGAGTTCCCGGCGGCTCAGCTCGACGGCTACCCGTCGGCTCAGGCTCCGAAGAAG ACTTTACCTGCGAACGGGCCCGCTGTCACTGCTCTGTCTGCTGTGCGCCTGTCCTCTAAGCCTCCTCTCATCCCCGCTCACACCTCTGAGCTCAGACTGGCCCTGGAGGGAGCCGGTGCCTTCACTCCCAGCCAG GTGAAGATGCTGAAGACGGAGCTGGGCGTGGTGCGCAGCAACCTGTCCACCATGTCGGACATGATGAGCCAGCTGGACCCGGTCACGGCGAAGCAGGCAGACATGGAGCTGCTGGAG CAGTTGTACACTGTATGTAAGGAAATGCAAGACAGGATCGTGAAGATCATCCCCAGACTCAGCGAGGAGAAGCTTATCGAGGAATTACTGGCCACCAACGATGAAATGAACACTGCATTCACTCGCTACCACAG GTTTGAAAGAAGATTAACAATTGGTCAAAGCACAGAGCAGAAG AGCGACAACTATATGAACCTGTCGGACCTTTATTCACCCGTCAGCCAATCAGGGATCGCCTCAGTTAAAAGCGACAGCTCCCTCAGTCTGTCCAAGCCAGACAGTTTGTACAGTCTGATGGCCAAGCTGA GTACAAGCGAATCAGACGACATGTTGTcgcagaaaataaacatctcaAGTCAGCAACTAACAag tgataCGAATGAAGTGACAGCGGACGATCTGGCTCGAGCTCCGGGCAGCAGTTTACAAAACTCCAGATtg ATTCCCGTCAACCAGTCCAATGTCATGGACGATGTCGAGAAATGGCTAGAGCTGGAAGACGAG TACGACGACTATGAAGACTCAGAGGGTGTGACCAGTGAAG AGTTCGACAGGTTTCTGGCAGAAAGAGCAAAAGCGGCGGAGCGCCTGCCGTCCCTGCGAGGCTCCTCACAGGACGCCAGCTACTCAGAGTCCTAA
- the tom1 gene encoding target of Myb protein 1 isoform X2 yields MHSVLHFGESSSSGSSSSSSGGGPETSGLRWTVSPSTVMEFLLGNPFSSPVGQLIERATNSSLPSEDWELNMEICDIINSSEEGPRDAVRAIKKRIVANKNFKEIMLALTVLETCVKNCGYRFHTSVTTRDFIEGVLVRSIIPRNNPPQVVHDRVLGIIQAWADAFRSSPDLTGVVSVYEDLRRKGLEFPAAQLDGYPSAQAPKKTLPANGPAVTALSAVRLSSKPPLIPAHTSELRLALEGAGAFTPSQVKMLKTELGVVRSNLSTMSDMMSQLDPVTAKQADMELLELYTVCKEMQDRIVKIIPRLSEEKLIEELLATNDEMNTAFTRYHRFERRLTIGQSTEQKSDNYMNLSDLYSPVSQSGIASVKSDSSLSLSKPDSLYSLMAKLSTSESDDMLSQKINISSQQLTSDTNEVTADDLARAPGSSLQNSRLDESPASTHSSSPKLEWMIKRGMIPVNQSNVMDDVEKWLELEDEYDDYEDSEGVTSEEFDRFLAERAKAAERLPSLRGSSQDASYSES; encoded by the exons ATGCACTCGGTGCTCCACTTTggagaaagcagcagcagcggcagcagcagcagcagcagcggcggggGCCCGGAGACGTCGGGGCTTCGCTGGACCGTCTCACCGTCCACCGTCATGGAGTTTCTGCTGGGGAATCCGTTCAGCTCGCCGGTGGGCCAGTTAATCG AGCGTGCCACTAACTCCAGTTTACCATCTGAAGACTGGGAACTCAACATGGAAATCTGTGACATAATCAACAGCTCAGAGGAAGG GCCCAGAGACGCAGTCAGAGCCATAAAGAAACGGATTGTGGCCAACAAGAACTTCAAGGAGATCATGTTGGCTCTTACC GTCCTCGAGACGTGTGTGAAGAACTGCGGCTACAGGTTTCACACCTCGGTGACGACGCGCGACTTCATCGAGGGCGTTCTGGTGCGCTCCATCATCCCCAGGAACAACCCGCCGCAGGTCGTACACGACCGAGTCCTCGGCATCATACAG GCGTGGGCCGACGCATTCCGCAGCTCGCCCGACCTGACGGGCGTGGTGTCGGTGTACGAAGACCTGCGGCGGAAGGGACTGGAGTTCCCGGCGGCTCAGCTCGACGGCTACCCGTCGGCTCAGGCTCCGAAGAAG ACTTTACCTGCGAACGGGCCCGCTGTCACTGCTCTGTCTGCTGTGCGCCTGTCCTCTAAGCCTCCTCTCATCCCCGCTCACACCTCTGAGCTCAGACTGGCCCTGGAGGGAGCCGGTGCCTTCACTCCCAGCCAG GTGAAGATGCTGAAGACGGAGCTGGGCGTGGTGCGCAGCAACCTGTCCACCATGTCGGACATGATGAGCCAGCTGGACCCGGTCACGGCGAAGCAGGCAGACATGGAGCTGCTGGAG TTGTACACTGTATGTAAGGAAATGCAAGACAGGATCGTGAAGATCATCCCCAGACTCAGCGAGGAGAAGCTTATCGAGGAATTACTGGCCACCAACGATGAAATGAACACTGCATTCACTCGCTACCACAG GTTTGAAAGAAGATTAACAATTGGTCAAAGCACAGAGCAGAAG AGCGACAACTATATGAACCTGTCGGACCTTTATTCACCCGTCAGCCAATCAGGGATCGCCTCAGTTAAAAGCGACAGCTCCCTCAGTCTGTCCAAGCCAGACAGTTTGTACAGTCTGATGGCCAAGCTGA GTACAAGCGAATCAGACGACATGTTGTcgcagaaaataaacatctcaAGTCAGCAACTAACAag tgataCGAATGAAGTGACAGCGGACGATCTGGCTCGAGCTCCGGGCAGCAGTTTACAAAACTCCAGATtg GATGAGAGTCCAGCCTCGACCCACAGCTCTTCACCAAAGTTAGAATGGATGATTAAAAGGGGAATG ATTCCCGTCAACCAGTCCAATGTCATGGACGATGTCGAGAAATGGCTAGAGCTGGAAGACGAG TACGACGACTATGAAGACTCAGAGGGTGTGACCAGTGAAG AGTTCGACAGGTTTCTGGCAGAAAGAGCAAAAGCGGCGGAGCGCCTGCCGTCCCTGCGAGGCTCCTCACAGGACGCCAGCTACTCAGAGTCCTAA
- the tom1 gene encoding target of Myb protein 1 isoform X1 produces MHSVLHFGESSSSGSSSSSSGGGPETSGLRWTVSPSTVMEFLLGNPFSSPVGQLIERATNSSLPSEDWELNMEICDIINSSEEGPRDAVRAIKKRIVANKNFKEIMLALTVLETCVKNCGYRFHTSVTTRDFIEGVLVRSIIPRNNPPQVVHDRVLGIIQAWADAFRSSPDLTGVVSVYEDLRRKGLEFPAAQLDGYPSAQAPKKTLPANGPAVTALSAVRLSSKPPLIPAHTSELRLALEGAGAFTPSQVKMLKTELGVVRSNLSTMSDMMSQLDPVTAKQADMELLEQLYTVCKEMQDRIVKIIPRLSEEKLIEELLATNDEMNTAFTRYHRFERRLTIGQSTEQKSDNYMNLSDLYSPVSQSGIASVKSDSSLSLSKPDSLYSLMAKLSTSESDDMLSQKINISSQQLTSDTNEVTADDLARAPGSSLQNSRLDESPASTHSSSPKLEWMIKRGMIPVNQSNVMDDVEKWLELEDEYDDYEDSEGVTSEEFDRFLAERAKAAERLPSLRGSSQDASYSES; encoded by the exons ATGCACTCGGTGCTCCACTTTggagaaagcagcagcagcggcagcagcagcagcagcagcggcggggGCCCGGAGACGTCGGGGCTTCGCTGGACCGTCTCACCGTCCACCGTCATGGAGTTTCTGCTGGGGAATCCGTTCAGCTCGCCGGTGGGCCAGTTAATCG AGCGTGCCACTAACTCCAGTTTACCATCTGAAGACTGGGAACTCAACATGGAAATCTGTGACATAATCAACAGCTCAGAGGAAGG GCCCAGAGACGCAGTCAGAGCCATAAAGAAACGGATTGTGGCCAACAAGAACTTCAAGGAGATCATGTTGGCTCTTACC GTCCTCGAGACGTGTGTGAAGAACTGCGGCTACAGGTTTCACACCTCGGTGACGACGCGCGACTTCATCGAGGGCGTTCTGGTGCGCTCCATCATCCCCAGGAACAACCCGCCGCAGGTCGTACACGACCGAGTCCTCGGCATCATACAG GCGTGGGCCGACGCATTCCGCAGCTCGCCCGACCTGACGGGCGTGGTGTCGGTGTACGAAGACCTGCGGCGGAAGGGACTGGAGTTCCCGGCGGCTCAGCTCGACGGCTACCCGTCGGCTCAGGCTCCGAAGAAG ACTTTACCTGCGAACGGGCCCGCTGTCACTGCTCTGTCTGCTGTGCGCCTGTCCTCTAAGCCTCCTCTCATCCCCGCTCACACCTCTGAGCTCAGACTGGCCCTGGAGGGAGCCGGTGCCTTCACTCCCAGCCAG GTGAAGATGCTGAAGACGGAGCTGGGCGTGGTGCGCAGCAACCTGTCCACCATGTCGGACATGATGAGCCAGCTGGACCCGGTCACGGCGAAGCAGGCAGACATGGAGCTGCTGGAG CAGTTGTACACTGTATGTAAGGAAATGCAAGACAGGATCGTGAAGATCATCCCCAGACTCAGCGAGGAGAAGCTTATCGAGGAATTACTGGCCACCAACGATGAAATGAACACTGCATTCACTCGCTACCACAG GTTTGAAAGAAGATTAACAATTGGTCAAAGCACAGAGCAGAAG AGCGACAACTATATGAACCTGTCGGACCTTTATTCACCCGTCAGCCAATCAGGGATCGCCTCAGTTAAAAGCGACAGCTCCCTCAGTCTGTCCAAGCCAGACAGTTTGTACAGTCTGATGGCCAAGCTGA GTACAAGCGAATCAGACGACATGTTGTcgcagaaaataaacatctcaAGTCAGCAACTAACAag tgataCGAATGAAGTGACAGCGGACGATCTGGCTCGAGCTCCGGGCAGCAGTTTACAAAACTCCAGATtg GATGAGAGTCCAGCCTCGACCCACAGCTCTTCACCAAAGTTAGAATGGATGATTAAAAGGGGAATG ATTCCCGTCAACCAGTCCAATGTCATGGACGATGTCGAGAAATGGCTAGAGCTGGAAGACGAG TACGACGACTATGAAGACTCAGAGGGTGTGACCAGTGAAG AGTTCGACAGGTTTCTGGCAGAAAGAGCAAAAGCGGCGGAGCGCCTGCCGTCCCTGCGAGGCTCCTCACAGGACGCCAGCTACTCAGAGTCCTAA